A window of Leptospira brenneri contains these coding sequences:
- a CDS encoding PP2C family protein-serine/threonine phosphatase, with the protein MNSWGNIAFDFYTFGSLVGVIFTFYNAQFFLTVKEKSEATYRLGMGTLWLGLFHLGYLVNFSFMGPASAYLRWFVIVGAMAGATYLTSFFLSYPEVYFPRLKKYLFGFMNFIVVTVTGYFVYVSLTAGRLFFFSGHYWDFPLPVFYKVYALIVLVFFVTFSLVAILQIFKMPKESRFATASILIAFILVTILPGIMNAQSRDGAIGRGLYQTITDLVLVVGLFVANVVYINNTKDKTTIISRIIGISLASFLLVLQLVAYAVIQQSESNYDMVHTARAKNYIAGLETDQIPSFHYTYDINQKEFSLKQGIAETAVDPVDYESEYWNSWALETILSFRNKNDWKGKTENLLPKLPDTSKGYAAEIKRLLSLDTVNSPELLIQELESEKRKILYTRNKLREIPAKNFSEGALSLVSKTEGPLSGFYGVARTVLDSDISEEKKSEVLDQIFSPMPNHGDRNYRGRVKFSENNPEYSFYVSYLVVDKGKGLIHEVGYPYLDYREFQEEVTLPWIIGVLFLAFLVIFGYRLFFLFALLRPIEQIIEGLTEVNSGNLEHRLTVHVEDDIGFMARSFNRMVRSIQAARKKLEQYADQLEVKVQERTKELENSLKEVQSLKHQQDGDYFLTSLLLQPFNANNANHDNVQVDFLLEQKKKFTFRQYEKEIGGDLNIANQIFLNNRSYTVFLNADAMGKSMQGAGGALVLGSVFESIITRTQLLGEARNTYPERWIKNTFLELHKIFEGFDGSMLVSLVLGLIDNETGLLYFINAEHPWMVLYRDGIASFIENELMFRKLGTSGVQGNLYIKTFQLEAGDVLLAGSDGRDDLLISHTEDGKRVINEDERLFLRVVESGKGELDGIYEELRKYGSFTDDLSILRVSFIEEKERYKIEKERLKEIQSLLHKAKEASESSDLQEAVSYLEKANSLEENIPEIKKKFIQLYLKLKDYGNAKKMAKDYSLLKPMDTEIMYITAFCARKVADIKTAIDFGERVRLRDPNHVKNLINLGQTYLADKNLSRAENILGSALELDPENPSLQRLLDHIRKKQNRQDVVN; encoded by the coding sequence ATGAACTCTTGGGGAAATATAGCGTTTGATTTTTATACATTCGGCTCACTCGTCGGTGTTATTTTTACTTTTTACAATGCACAATTTTTTTTAACGGTAAAAGAAAAGTCGGAGGCAACCTACCGATTGGGGATGGGAACACTTTGGCTGGGTCTATTTCATTTAGGGTACCTGGTGAATTTTTCCTTTATGGGACCTGCCTCTGCCTATTTGCGCTGGTTTGTGATCGTTGGCGCAATGGCAGGAGCCACTTATTTAACCAGTTTCTTCCTAAGTTATCCCGAAGTTTACTTTCCTAGACTGAAGAAATATCTTTTTGGGTTTATGAACTTTATCGTTGTGACTGTCACTGGTTACTTTGTTTATGTTAGTTTAACAGCCGGTAGGTTGTTTTTCTTTAGTGGTCATTATTGGGATTTTCCCCTTCCTGTTTTTTACAAAGTATACGCACTGATCGTTTTAGTATTTTTTGTAACATTTTCCCTCGTTGCCATTTTACAGATTTTTAAAATGCCAAAAGAGTCTCGTTTTGCTACGGCAAGCATTCTCATTGCCTTTATCCTTGTCACCATCCTTCCCGGGATTATGAATGCACAATCAAGAGATGGAGCCATTGGGCGTGGATTGTATCAAACAATCACAGATTTGGTTTTGGTGGTTGGACTTTTTGTGGCAAACGTTGTTTATATCAATAACACAAAAGACAAAACCACTATCATTTCAAGGATCATTGGGATATCTCTTGCCTCCTTTCTTTTGGTTTTACAGTTGGTTGCCTATGCGGTGATCCAACAGTCGGAATCCAATTATGATATGGTGCATACAGCTCGGGCCAAAAATTATATCGCGGGACTAGAAACAGACCAAATCCCCAGTTTTCACTATACCTATGATATCAACCAAAAGGAATTTTCTTTAAAACAGGGAATCGCTGAAACCGCTGTAGATCCTGTGGATTATGAATCTGAATATTGGAATTCCTGGGCTTTAGAAACCATTCTTTCTTTTAGAAATAAAAATGATTGGAAGGGAAAAACGGAGAATTTATTACCCAAACTTCCGGACACAAGCAAAGGTTATGCGGCAGAGATCAAACGACTTCTTAGCTTAGATACAGTAAATAGCCCGGAATTACTCATCCAAGAACTAGAATCAGAAAAGCGGAAAATTCTTTATACAAGAAATAAACTCAGAGAAATACCTGCGAAAAATTTTTCAGAGGGAGCTCTCTCTCTCGTTTCTAAAACAGAAGGTCCACTTTCTGGATTTTATGGAGTCGCTCGTACTGTTTTAGATTCAGACATCTCTGAGGAAAAAAAATCAGAAGTCCTCGACCAGATCTTCTCACCAATGCCTAACCATGGAGATAGAAATTACCGTGGGCGCGTTAAGTTTTCAGAAAATAATCCAGAGTATTCGTTTTACGTAAGTTATTTGGTGGTAGATAAGGGAAAAGGCCTTATTCATGAGGTAGGTTATCCTTATTTAGATTACCGGGAATTCCAGGAAGAAGTGACTCTTCCTTGGATCATTGGTGTTTTGTTTTTAGCCTTTTTAGTCATCTTTGGATACCGTCTCTTTTTCTTATTCGCACTTCTTCGACCCATTGAACAAATCATCGAAGGTTTGACTGAGGTAAATTCAGGGAACTTGGAACATAGGCTAACCGTTCACGTAGAAGATGATATTGGATTTATGGCACGGTCTTTTAACCGGATGGTGCGTTCGATCCAAGCAGCAAGAAAAAAATTGGAACAGTATGCAGATCAGCTGGAAGTAAAAGTTCAGGAACGAACCAAGGAATTGGAAAACTCTTTAAAGGAAGTACAATCTTTAAAACACCAACAAGATGGGGATTATTTTTTAACCTCTCTACTTTTACAACCATTTAATGCCAATAATGCGAATCATGATAACGTTCAAGTTGATTTTTTACTCGAACAAAAGAAAAAATTTACCTTCCGCCAATATGAAAAAGAAATTGGTGGGGATTTGAATATTGCCAATCAGATTTTTCTAAATAATAGATCTTATACAGTGTTTTTAAATGCAGATGCTATGGGAAAATCTATGCAGGGAGCAGGAGGAGCACTTGTTCTCGGTTCTGTATTTGAATCTATCATCACACGAACCCAACTCTTAGGAGAGGCAAGAAATACCTATCCAGAACGTTGGATCAAAAATACCTTTTTAGAACTTCATAAAATCTTTGAAGGTTTTGATGGTTCTATGCTTGTTTCTTTGGTTCTTGGACTCATTGATAATGAAACAGGACTTTTGTATTTTATCAATGCAGAACATCCTTGGATGGTTTTGTATCGAGATGGAATTGCGAGTTTTATCGAAAACGAACTGATGTTTCGAAAACTCGGAACCTCAGGAGTCCAAGGAAATTTATATATCAAAACCTTCCAATTGGAAGCAGGGGATGTTCTTCTTGCTGGATCAGATGGAAGAGATGATTTACTCATCTCACATACTGAAGATGGAAAACGTGTGATTAATGAAGATGAAAGACTTTTCCTTCGAGTTGTGGAATCAGGTAAAGGGGAACTTGACGGTATTTATGAAGAACTTCGTAAGTATGGCAGTTTTACGGATGATTTATCTATTTTACGAGTTTCTTTTATTGAAGAAAAAGAAAGATATAAAATTGAAAAGGAAAGACTAAAAGAAATCCAATCGCTTTTACACAAAGCAAAAGAGGCAAGTGAGTCCTCTGACTTACAAGAAGCGGTTTCTTATTTGGAAAAAGCAAATTCTTTGGAAGAAAATATTCCAGAGATCAAAAAGAAATTCATCCAACTCTACTTAAAACTGAAAGACTATGGGAACGCCAAAAAGATGGCCAAAGACTATAGTCTTTTAAAACCAATGGATACGGAGATTATGTACATTACGGCTTTTTGCGCCCGTAAAGTTGCCGATATCAAAACGGCCATTGATTTTGGAGAAAGGGTTCGCCTTCGTGATCCAAATCATGTCAAAAACTTGATCAATTTGGGTCAGACCTATCTAGCCGATAAAAATCTATCTCGGGCGGAGAATATTCTTGGGTCAGCTCTAGAATTGGATCCCGAAAATCCTAGTTTGCAAAGGCTTCTTGACCATATCCGAAAAAAACAAAATAGGCAAGATGTCGTAAACTAG
- a CDS encoding sodium:solute symporter family protein yields the protein MNFQAAFIIGYLFITIAIGVYAAKRVKNSKDFILAGRSLPLPISTAALFATWFGSETILGSSVEFAKGGFLSVIQDPFGGALCLFLLGLVFAKYLYRMQILTFGDFYRNRYGKKMEFIAGICLIFSYFGWVAAQFVALGIMVQILFGINQFTAIVIGACLVVFYTYLGGMWSVSMTDFFQSISIIIGLVFVLYELNGVKSIWSSIQEKPDGFFRFFPESNYHAWTLYLSAWMVVGFGSLPQQDIFQRVMSAKSEKVAIRASYLSSVLYLLFALIPLFLGLHAKSLIPDFDLNGETGQLLIPTMISKFSSPWIQVLFFSALISAILSTASGAILAPSSILSENILKYAFKDMNDKKLLLLSRTSVLIIAGISFLLAVGKPSIYALVEDSGGISLVTLFIPMVFGLMSQKADERSALFSLLVGITTWLFLEVYGDDMTSHFYGTIASLIAILIGMYFFPKKERSIEAK from the coding sequence ATGAATTTCCAAGCAGCATTCATCATTGGTTATTTATTCATCACAATCGCCATCGGAGTTTATGCGGCCAAACGGGTTAAAAACTCTAAAGACTTTATTTTAGCAGGTAGAAGCCTACCCCTCCCCATCTCCACCGCTGCTTTATTTGCCACTTGGTTCGGAAGCGAAACCATTCTCGGTTCCTCTGTTGAATTTGCCAAAGGGGGATTTTTATCTGTCATCCAAGATCCGTTTGGTGGAGCCCTTTGTCTCTTTTTACTAGGTCTCGTTTTTGCAAAATATCTCTACCGAATGCAAATCCTTACCTTTGGGGATTTTTATAGAAACCGATATGGAAAGAAAATGGAATTTATCGCCGGGATTTGTTTGATATTTTCATATTTTGGTTGGGTCGCCGCACAGTTTGTGGCACTCGGAATTATGGTTCAAATTCTATTTGGAATCAACCAATTCACAGCCATCGTGATCGGGGCTTGTCTTGTTGTTTTTTATACTTACCTGGGAGGGATGTGGTCAGTTTCTATGACCGATTTTTTCCAATCCATCTCTATCATCATTGGTTTAGTTTTCGTTTTATACGAGTTAAACGGTGTAAAATCTATTTGGTCCAGCATCCAGGAAAAACCAGATGGTTTTTTCCGATTTTTTCCAGAATCAAATTACCATGCGTGGACTTTGTATTTATCCGCTTGGATGGTGGTGGGTTTTGGGTCTTTACCCCAACAGGATATTTTCCAAAGAGTGATGTCCGCCAAATCTGAAAAAGTTGCCATTCGAGCCTCTTATTTATCCTCCGTTCTTTATCTGTTGTTTGCCTTAATTCCTCTTTTTTTAGGACTTCATGCAAAAAGTTTAATCCCTGATTTTGACTTAAATGGAGAAACAGGCCAACTTCTGATCCCTACAATGATTTCTAAATTTTCTAGCCCATGGATTCAAGTGTTGTTTTTTTCTGCTCTCATTTCTGCAATTTTGTCCACAGCTTCCGGGGCCATTCTTGCTCCCTCTTCCATTCTATCTGAGAATATTCTAAAGTATGCATTCAAAGATATGAACGATAAAAAATTGCTTTTACTTTCCAGGACTTCGGTTCTGATCATTGCTGGAATTTCTTTTTTACTCGCGGTTGGAAAACCTTCCATCTATGCTCTCGTGGAGGATTCGGGAGGGATTTCTTTAGTGACTTTATTTATCCCTATGGTCTTCGGACTTATGAGTCAAAAAGCAGATGAAAGGTCTGCTCTTTTTTCTTTACTAGTGGGAATTACCACCTGGCTTTTTTTAGAAGTTTATGGGGACGATATGACTAGCCATTTTTACGGAACCATAGCCAGTCTTATTGCCATTTTAATTGGAATGTATTTCTTTCCTAAGAAAGAGCGATCAATAGAAGCCAAGTAA
- a CDS encoding exodeoxyribonuclease VII small subunit codes for MVEKKTISFEEALRELEEIAEKLERGTLSLEDSIKAYERGMELKKVCSERLVDAEAKIEFLSKAPSGETVKSTVKKKKDESPSKPAEEDLF; via the coding sequence ATGGTAGAGAAAAAAACAATTAGTTTCGAAGAAGCACTCCGCGAATTAGAAGAGATTGCAGAAAAATTAGAAAGGGGAACTCTTTCCTTAGAAGATTCCATCAAAGCTTATGAAAGAGGAATGGAATTAAAAAAAGTCTGTTCGGAAAGACTTGTGGATGCTGAAGCTAAAATCGAATTTTTATCCAAGGCACCAAGTGGAGAAACAGTTAAGTCGACTGTTAAAAAAAAGAAAGATGAGAGTCCTTCTAAACCTGCGGAAGAAGATTTATTTTAA
- a CDS encoding DedA family protein yields the protein MDFLQFDAFLTRILELPPVVLWVFFCFSNFLENVFPPWPGDTVTVFSGFLSSSPGSPLSFLSIVIATYLGNLLGALVMYFFGERFLLFLKRSQFPFLSAIYQEENLHKTLDWFRRYEFVVVLLSRFSAGIRFFVSIVAGMSKMNIIKFVVLYTLAISLWCGILLFGGSLLGSNWNQIVVMLSYYNQTIGIVLICVFLYFIYQIRKKRNTKLT from the coding sequence TTGGATTTTCTACAGTTTGATGCCTTTCTAACTCGGATTTTGGAGTTACCTCCGGTTGTGCTTTGGGTTTTCTTCTGTTTCTCTAATTTTTTGGAGAATGTATTCCCACCTTGGCCAGGAGATACGGTCACTGTATTTTCTGGGTTTTTATCCTCGAGTCCAGGTTCTCCACTTTCCTTTCTTTCCATTGTCATCGCCACCTATCTCGGAAATTTATTAGGAGCCTTGGTCATGTATTTTTTTGGAGAGAGGTTCTTGCTATTTCTAAAACGATCGCAGTTCCCTTTTTTATCCGCAATCTACCAAGAGGAAAACTTACATAAGACCTTAGATTGGTTTCGTCGTTATGAATTTGTAGTGGTATTACTGTCCCGATTTTCCGCAGGCATTCGGTTCTTTGTCTCGATTGTTGCCGGAATGTCCAAAATGAACATCATTAAATTTGTAGTTTTATATACCTTAGCCATTTCTCTTTGGTGTGGGATCCTTCTTTTTGGTGGTTCCCTCTTGGGATCCAACTGGAACCAAATCGTTGTTATGTTATCTTACTACAACCAAACGATTGGAATTGTTCTTATTTGTGTTTTTTTGTACTTTATATACCAAATTAGGAAGAAAAGAAATACAAAGTTGACATGA
- the xseA gene encoding exodeoxyribonuclease VII large subunit: METVDTSLSVSEVNRLIKTKLQDSLEFKNIWVKGEISNHSQTNSSGHMYFSLKDTSSVIKCAFFSFQAKNYKGTPLRNGMEILVYGSISVYEPGGYYSLTVQKVEEIGEGDILLKIEKLKKALHEKGIFDPTHKRPLPKFPKRLGIVTSPKGAAVEDIIRIATDLNPSIQILVSPCLVQGDGAETSIIEAIKEINDPKWEVDVIIAGRGGGSFEDLMAFNQEAVVMAYYHSRIPIISAVGHEIDRVLTDLAADSTTPTPTAAAKLAIPNVSDTLIRLDEMEERLKAALNAVVRLGKEKWTGLTTRPVFQNPKTLLESRSTELDELMTKISLLGKNYLVRKQSEFQKFDTLSQNWKSYLERIQNKFTLAEQRLDHFSPLGTLKRGYSVVRNKEKQVISSIHSIKENESLEVFLSDGKLLVDVKEKI; this comes from the coding sequence ATGGAAACAGTGGACACATCTCTCAGTGTGAGTGAGGTAAACCGCCTCATCAAAACAAAACTCCAAGACTCACTTGAATTTAAAAATATTTGGGTAAAAGGCGAAATTTCCAACCACTCGCAAACCAATAGTTCCGGACATATGTATTTTTCTCTGAAGGATACATCTAGTGTCATCAAATGTGCCTTCTTTTCTTTTCAGGCAAAAAACTATAAAGGAACTCCTCTTCGGAACGGAATGGAGATTTTGGTTTATGGTTCCATCTCTGTTTATGAACCAGGTGGCTATTATAGTTTAACCGTACAAAAGGTAGAAGAAATTGGCGAAGGGGACATCCTTTTAAAAATTGAAAAATTAAAAAAGGCACTTCATGAAAAAGGAATTTTTGACCCCACACACAAACGTCCTCTGCCTAAATTTCCAAAACGCCTAGGCATTGTTACATCACCAAAAGGTGCTGCAGTAGAAGACATCATCAGAATTGCCACTGACCTGAACCCATCCATTCAAATTTTAGTATCCCCTTGCCTTGTACAAGGAGACGGAGCTGAGACCTCAATCATCGAAGCCATTAAAGAAATCAATGATCCGAAATGGGAAGTGGATGTGATCATTGCAGGACGTGGTGGCGGGTCTTTTGAAGACTTAATGGCATTCAACCAAGAAGCAGTGGTAATGGCTTATTACCATTCTCGGATTCCCATTATCTCAGCCGTGGGACACGAAATTGATCGTGTTCTAACAGACCTTGCTGCGGACTCAACAACACCCACTCCTACAGCTGCGGCAAAACTTGCGATTCCGAATGTTTCTGACACCCTCATCCGTTTGGATGAAATGGAAGAAAGGCTAAAAGCGGCTCTAAATGCAGTGGTGCGTTTGGGAAAAGAAAAATGGACGGGACTTACCACAAGGCCTGTATTCCAAAATCCCAAAACTCTTTTAGAATCTAGGTCTACCGAACTTGATGAACTAATGACAAAAATTTCCCTTTTGGGAAAGAACTATCTGGTTCGAAAACAAAGTGAATTTCAAAAGTTTGATACCCTTTCACAAAATTGGAAATCTTACTTAGAAAGAATTCAAAACAAATTCACGCTCGCCGAACAAAGATTAGATCATTTTTCACCTCTTGGAACTTTAAAACGAGGTTATTCTGTAGTTCGTAACAAAGAAAAACAAGTCATATCATCCATTCATAGTATCAAAGAAAATGAAAGTTTAGAAGTTTTTCTTTCCGATGGAAAACTTCTTGTAGATGTAAAAGAAAAAATATAG
- a CDS encoding ATP-grasp domain-containing protein — MIQTKIALLFGGISGEHIISVRSSYFIFNTIDRDKYQICPVYIDQLGKFWIPEGKDPVYPDPTGKTDSEFLAEFSSSNQIGASVSGAGLLGHGFQAAFLGLHGGAGEDGRIQGFLDVLEIPHTGSGVLASALAMDKYRANLLFQTAGIPVAPFVDLEKGKSDARKIVLNLPFDFPVFIKPTLGGSSVNTGMAKTPEEAMVLVDKIFVSEDRVLIQKLISGTEVSIGVLERKEGEKRIPFPLVPTEIRPKSEFFDFEAKYTKGGSEEITPAPVGDAITKKLQEYTLLCHEILGCKGYSRTDFIISDGIPYVLETNTLPGMTGTSLIPQQAKALGIEMKDVFTWLLLIALS; from the coding sequence ATGATCCAAACCAAAATCGCACTGCTTTTCGGAGGTATCTCCGGAGAACATATCATTTCCGTTCGTTCTTCTTATTTCATTTTCAATACAATAGATCGGGACAAATACCAAATTTGTCCTGTTTACATTGACCAATTGGGTAAATTTTGGATTCCCGAAGGAAAAGATCCTGTTTATCCAGACCCTACTGGAAAAACCGATTCTGAATTTTTAGCTGAGTTTTCATCCTCAAATCAAATTGGAGCATCTGTCTCTGGAGCAGGATTACTTGGGCATGGTTTCCAAGCCGCCTTTCTGGGATTACACGGTGGGGCCGGTGAAGATGGTCGGATCCAAGGTTTTTTAGACGTATTAGAAATCCCTCATACAGGATCTGGAGTTCTGGCATCAGCGTTAGCAATGGACAAGTATAGAGCCAATCTACTCTTCCAAACGGCGGGAATTCCTGTGGCACCTTTTGTGGATTTAGAAAAAGGAAAATCAGATGCAAGAAAAATAGTTCTAAATCTTCCATTTGATTTTCCAGTCTTCATTAAACCAACGCTTGGTGGGTCGAGTGTGAATACAGGAATGGCAAAAACACCAGAAGAAGCAATGGTTCTTGTGGATAAAATTTTTGTTTCGGAAGACAGAGTTCTCATCCAAAAATTAATTTCGGGAACAGAAGTTTCTATTGGAGTTTTGGAACGTAAGGAAGGGGAAAAAAGAATTCCTTTTCCTTTAGTGCCAACAGAAATCAGACCGAAGTCAGAATTTTTTGATTTTGAAGCTAAGTATACTAAGGGAGGTAGTGAAGAAATTACTCCCGCGCCGGTTGGTGATGCGATTACCAAAAAACTCCAGGAATACACTCTTCTCTGTCATGAAATTCTTGGTTGTAAGGGTTACTCGCGGACTGACTTTATCATCAGTGATGGAATCCCATATGTATTAGAAACCAATACACTTCCAGGGATGACGGGAACGAGTCTCATTCCACAACAAGCAAAAGCTCTTGGAATTGAAATGAAAGATGTATTTACTTGGCTTCTATTGATCGCTCTTTCTTAG
- a CDS encoding AI-2E family transporter, which produces MSWIKNKNETIVYLLLGAIFIGTCLTLFFVFKPFLWASFLALLFYLTTRKIHKKLKNLLGVKFHGLSPYIMVILMLAGVFIPSYLILSTLIRESLNLVSYIRNQLTEESIVSLLLNSPMLTDFFTENEFFWIKLPLMYREYVGQHMDILNLDSIYSLLKNSSGFLLGSFEVPGAIIFNAFFTFILLFFLYKEGSRMEHALFLLLPFPTEIEERLGRRIEEAIRTVMMGNLFISLLQGALIYVLLLFTSVSNKFLLSSIAVIFSLIPVIGTSVVWLPIGLYIGLVQENWTGSVLFMIAGAASYLILENLVKPKILDKKLKTHPFLIFLSLIGGLQEFGVAGIIIGPMALTLVIILWDFWKIFRETRFQNT; this is translated from the coding sequence ATGAGTTGGATTAAAAACAAAAACGAAACAATCGTCTATCTTCTTTTAGGTGCCATTTTTATAGGAACCTGTTTGACTTTGTTTTTTGTATTCAAACCTTTTCTTTGGGCCAGTTTCCTTGCTTTACTCTTTTATCTGACCACTAGAAAAATCCATAAAAAACTAAAGAACCTTCTCGGAGTTAAGTTTCATGGATTATCGCCCTACATTATGGTGATCCTGATGTTAGCTGGTGTATTCATTCCTTCTTATTTGATACTCTCTACCTTAATTAGGGAATCCTTAAATTTGGTTAGTTATATCAGAAACCAACTCACCGAAGAATCGATTGTTTCTTTATTACTGAATAGCCCTATGCTCACCGATTTTTTTACAGAAAATGAATTTTTCTGGATCAAACTTCCGCTGATGTACCGCGAATATGTGGGCCAACATATGGACATTCTCAATTTGGATTCCATTTATAGTTTATTAAAAAACTCTTCTGGATTTTTACTTGGATCCTTTGAAGTTCCTGGTGCAATTATCTTTAATGCCTTTTTTACTTTCATCCTACTTTTCTTTTTATACAAAGAAGGGAGTCGGATGGAACATGCACTTTTTCTTTTACTCCCCTTTCCTACTGAAATCGAAGAAAGATTAGGAAGACGGATCGAAGAAGCCATTCGAACAGTGATGATGGGAAACCTCTTCATTTCCCTACTACAGGGTGCTCTCATCTATGTACTTTTACTTTTTACATCTGTTTCTAATAAGTTTTTACTTTCTAGTATTGCTGTTATTTTTTCACTGATTCCCGTAATTGGAACCTCTGTGGTTTGGTTACCGATTGGTTTGTATATAGGGCTTGTGCAAGAAAACTGGACAGGAAGTGTTCTTTTTATGATTGCTGGAGCTGCAAGTTATCTAATTTTAGAGAACCTAGTAAAACCTAAAATTTTAGATAAAAAATTGAAAACCCATCCTTTTTTAATTTTTTTATCTCTTATCGGCGGTTTACAAGAGTTTGGTGTTGCCGGAATCATCATTGGCCCTATGGCCTTAACACTTGTCATCATCCTTTGGGACTTTTGGAAAATCTTTAGAGAAACTCGTTTTCAAAACACTTAA
- a CDS encoding MlaE family ABC transporter permease, protein MKRIFSKTVEPFLYAIGFTVLLLFRSIGQSHHLYFKRKEILEQMFIAGVGSLFVVSIVSIFTGMILGLNTGLGLRDFGAEGQIGLLLTITLTREMSPFMTSLILAASVGSAMAAEIGTMKVSEEIDALEVMSINPIRYLVMPRIVGFSLMVPVLCIYSAALGILGGAIVGHFQLGIDMISYFQDVYFRISSVPGLKDLYVGLLKGYVFGITISTISCSQGLRTEGGAIGVGQTTRQAVVTSFLMVIFSGYVLTALFYK, encoded by the coding sequence ATGAAACGAATTTTTTCCAAAACCGTAGAACCATTCCTCTATGCAATTGGATTTACTGTATTACTCCTCTTTCGTTCGATTGGCCAGTCCCATCATCTTTACTTCAAAAGAAAAGAAATCTTAGAACAAATGTTTATTGCGGGTGTTGGGTCTCTATTTGTTGTCTCTATTGTTTCTATTTTTACAGGAATGATCCTTGGACTCAATACTGGTCTTGGACTTAGAGACTTTGGTGCGGAAGGTCAAATTGGCCTTTTACTCACGATCACCCTTACCCGCGAGATGTCCCCCTTTATGACCTCACTCATTTTGGCAGCTTCTGTCGGTTCGGCGATGGCAGCAGAAATCGGAACAATGAAAGTCTCCGAAGAAATTGATGCTTTGGAAGTGATGTCGATAAATCCCATCAGATACCTTGTGATGCCAAGGATTGTAGGTTTTTCACTCATGGTTCCTGTTCTTTGCATTTACTCTGCCGCCTTAGGAATCCTAGGTGGTGCCATTGTAGGTCATTTCCAACTCGGAATTGATATGATTAGTTATTTCCAGGATGTCTACTTTCGGATTTCTTCGGTTCCCGGTTTGAAAGATTTGTATGTAGGATTATTAAAAGGATATGTATTTGGGATTACTATCTCGACCATTTCTTGTAGCCAAGGGCTAAGAACCGAAGGTGGTGCGATTGGTGTAGGCCAAACCACAAGGCAAGCAGTAGTCACATCTTTCCTCATGGTCATTTTTTCTGGTTATGTGCTGACAGCCTTATTTTATAAATGA